From a region of the bacterium HR11 genome:
- the trxB gene encoding Thioredoxin reductase → MRNVVIIGSGPAGYTAAIYTARALLEPLVIAGYQAGGQLMLTTEVENFPGFPEGIQGPELMERMRQQAERFGAEILQKDATAVDFSTWPYRVQVGSTWVEAKTVIIATGARARMLEVPGEREWLGRGVSTCATCDGAFFRDQVVGVVGGGDSAIEEALFLTRFAARVYVIHRRDKLRASKIMQDRAFRNPKIAFLWNTVVEAVHGEPSRGITGVTLRDTQTGERREFPLDGLFVAIGHIPNTDLFRGQVELDDRGYIVVDHRLRTNRPGVFAAGDVVDYIYRQAITAAGMGCMAAIEAERYLEALEHEGKAPGLGSG, encoded by the coding sequence ATGCGGAACGTGGTCATCATCGGCTCGGGTCCGGCCGGCTACACGGCCGCCATCTACACGGCCCGGGCCCTACTCGAACCCCTGGTCATCGCCGGCTATCAGGCCGGGGGCCAGCTCATGCTGACGACCGAGGTCGAGAACTTCCCGGGCTTCCCGGAGGGTATCCAGGGACCCGAACTGATGGAGCGGATGCGCCAGCAGGCCGAGCGATTCGGGGCTGAAATCCTCCAGAAGGACGCCACGGCCGTCGACTTCTCGACGTGGCCCTACCGGGTCCAGGTCGGCTCGACGTGGGTCGAGGCCAAGACGGTCATCATCGCCACGGGCGCCCGGGCCCGCATGTTGGAGGTCCCCGGCGAGCGGGAATGGCTCGGTCGGGGCGTCTCGACGTGCGCGACCTGCGACGGGGCCTTTTTCCGGGACCAGGTCGTCGGCGTCGTCGGGGGCGGCGACTCGGCCATCGAGGAAGCCCTCTTTCTGACCCGCTTTGCCGCCCGGGTCTACGTGATCCATCGGCGGGACAAGCTCCGGGCCAGTAAGATTATGCAGGACCGGGCCTTCCGGAACCCCAAGATCGCCTTCCTCTGGAATACGGTCGTCGAGGCCGTCCACGGTGAACCTTCCCGGGGCATCACGGGGGTGACCCTCCGGGACACGCAGACCGGTGAACGGCGGGAGTTCCCCCTGGACGGACTGTTTGTCGCCATCGGGCATATCCCGAATACGGACTTGTTCCGGGGTCAGGTCGAGCTGGACGATCGGGGCTACATCGTCGTCGACCACCGCCTCCGGACGAATCGACCGGGGGTCTTCGCCGCCGGGGACGTCGTCGACTATATCTATCGACAGGCCATCACGGCGGCCGGGATGGGCTGTATGGCCGCCATCGAGGCCGAGCGCTACTTAGAGGCGTTAGAACACGAGGGAAAGGCGCCGGGTCTCGGGTCAGGGTAA
- the mutB gene encoding putative methylmalonyl-CoA mutase large subunit, translating into MRKIRVLIAKPGLDGHDRGAKVIARALRDAGMEVIYTGLRKTPEQVVHAALQEDVDVIGISVLSGAHMAIVPRIMKLLEEQGATDVVVIVGGIIPPMDIPKLKALGVDEVFVPGSSLDEIVAFIRERVAQKRAHVVPETIDRGP; encoded by the coding sequence ATGCGGAAGATTCGGGTCCTTATCGCCAAGCCGGGTCTGGACGGGCATGACCGGGGGGCCAAGGTCATCGCTCGGGCCCTCCGGGACGCCGGCATGGAGGTCATCTACACGGGTCTCCGGAAGACGCCCGAACAGGTCGTCCATGCGGCTCTCCAAGAGGACGTCGACGTGATCGGGATCAGCGTCCTGTCGGGGGCCCACATGGCCATCGTTCCCCGGATCATGAAGCTCTTGGAGGAGCAGGGGGCCACCGACGTCGTCGTCATCGTCGGGGGCATCATCCCGCCGATGGACATCCCCAAACTGAAGGCCCTGGGGGTCGACGAGGTCTTCGTGCCCGGCTCCTCCCTGGACGAAATCGTCGCCTTCATCCGGGAGCGGGTCGCCCAGAAGCGGGCCCACGTGGTTCCGGAGACCATCGACCGGGGACCATAG
- the murJ gene encoding Lipid II flippase MurJ, which yields MGKSVPSTVVSRPFSTVYRWLRLQSRSLQWTALGITLMTGLSRLTGFVREQLKARYLGTTHEADAFDIAFIIPNMLRRLLGEGALTAAFIPVYARWRVEHPEEDRWHLVRICMNDLLVVLLLVVALGEFLSPALVRLIAPGFRAFPWKYAWTVELNRLMFPFILFISMAALTTAVLNAHRRFVWPAAAPVLFNVAMIGIVLAWAHRVRYPSLVFALGVVTGGFLQWAVQWPVLRRLGFTPAWRLDFRHPGLREVFRLMGPGFFAVGIAQINMAIGQSYASTLGQGAVAALTYASRVQELTIGMIAVAFSTVLLPHLSDLAARGDWLRFRASVTEGVVWVLAWNLAAAVGLAWLSAPIVHALFEYGRFNVESRLLSAGALAWYALATPAYSLNKVLVPGFYAVKDLWTPVRVAALSMLVYALSLTVLTPRYGVTGIAMSSAVAGWTQMAVLLGLFQRRFGWLTGWILRPGFVATAVGIGGMAAWLVLIGRLWPYPYGGPMSARFVHLGGFILPAVGIFWGLYVGVQRLVFRQQTVRPREWTTDPRP from the coding sequence ATGGGAAAGTCCGTTCCGTCGACGGTCGTCTCGCGTCCATTCTCGACGGTCTACCGGTGGCTCCGTCTGCAATCCCGGAGTCTCCAATGGACGGCCCTGGGGATTACCTTGATGACGGGGCTGAGCCGCTTGACGGGCTTCGTCCGGGAGCAGTTGAAGGCCCGCTACCTGGGGACGACCCACGAGGCGGACGCCTTCGACATCGCCTTCATCATCCCCAACATGCTCCGACGGCTCCTCGGGGAAGGCGCCCTGACGGCCGCCTTCATCCCCGTTTACGCCCGCTGGCGGGTCGAGCACCCGGAGGAGGACCGCTGGCACCTCGTCCGGATATGCATGAACGACCTGCTGGTCGTGCTCCTTTTGGTCGTCGCCCTCGGGGAATTCCTCTCGCCGGCCCTGGTCCGCCTGATTGCCCCGGGGTTTCGGGCGTTTCCGTGGAAGTACGCATGGACGGTCGAGCTGAACCGTCTGATGTTTCCCTTCATCCTGTTCATCTCGATGGCGGCCCTGACGACGGCCGTCCTGAATGCGCACCGGCGCTTTGTATGGCCGGCCGCCGCCCCGGTCCTGTTCAACGTCGCCATGATCGGCATCGTCCTGGCGTGGGCCCACCGGGTCCGGTATCCGTCGCTGGTCTTCGCCCTCGGCGTCGTGACGGGCGGATTCCTGCAGTGGGCCGTCCAGTGGCCGGTCCTGCGGCGGCTCGGTTTTACGCCGGCATGGCGGCTGGACTTCCGACATCCGGGCCTGCGGGAGGTTTTCCGCCTGATGGGACCCGGCTTCTTTGCCGTCGGGATTGCCCAAATCAACATGGCCATCGGGCAGAGTTACGCCTCGACCCTTGGGCAGGGCGCTGTGGCGGCGCTGACCTACGCGAGCCGCGTGCAGGAGCTGACCATTGGGATGATCGCCGTGGCCTTTTCGACGGTCCTCCTGCCCCACCTTTCGGACCTGGCGGCCCGGGGCGACTGGCTCCGGTTTCGAGCCTCGGTGACGGAGGGCGTCGTGTGGGTCCTGGCCTGGAACCTGGCGGCGGCCGTCGGCTTGGCATGGCTGAGCGCGCCCATCGTCCACGCCCTCTTTGAATATGGCCGCTTTAACGTCGAGTCCCGCCTCCTGTCGGCCGGGGCCTTAGCCTGGTACGCCCTGGCGACGCCGGCCTACAGCCTCAATAAGGTCCTCGTGCCGGGTTTTTACGCCGTCAAGGACCTGTGGACGCCGGTCCGGGTCGCCGCCCTCTCGATGCTGGTCTATGCCCTGAGTCTGACCGTCCTGACGCCCCGGTACGGCGTGACGGGCATCGCCATGAGTAGCGCCGTCGCCGGATGGACCCAGATGGCGGTCCTGCTGGGTTTGTTCCAGCGGCGGTTCGGATGGCTCACCGGGTGGATCCTGAGGCCCGGGTTCGTGGCGACGGCCGTCGGGATCGGCGGGATGGCCGCCTGGCTGGTCCTCATCGGACGTCTATGGCCCTATCCCTATGGCGGCCCGATGAGCGCTCGCTTTGTCCACCTCGGGGGCTTCATCCTCCCGGCCGTCGGGATTTTCTGGGGGCTGTACGTCGGCGTCCAACGTCTCGTCTTCCGCCAGCAGACCGTCCGCCCCCGGGAATGGACCACGGACCCCCGACCATAG